The Paenibacillus beijingensis nucleotide sequence CGGACATTTTACCGCGAACGATGGAGAAGGTCAGCCCTACGGTACGCAAAATGTCGCCGAACTGCACGACGCCGCGGCCGACGCTTTGGATCGCTTCAATAATCGCGTGGTAAATGGCGTGCACTTCGCGGTACGATTCGCCGTCGATGATCTGGTTGTTCTTGGCCGCAGTCTCGATCGCCGCCACGACCTTGATCAAATCCATCGCGCCCACTCGGCCGATCGTGAACCGGTAGCCGCCCTCCGTCAGCTGCTGCTCGATCGCTTTGCGCCATTCATGCTCCTGGAGCACCGCGAGCAGGATCGTCAGCTTGCCGATCGGAAAGTCGGCGCCGGAATGTTTGTCCACCGCTTTTTTGTCCATCGCTCATTTCGCTCCTTTCTGTTGTCTGCCTCATCCATGCGGCATGCCGAAAGCGGGCGGACAGCCTTCCGCTTTACTTGCATGTTATCAAATGCGCCGTTTCCCATACCGGACGGGAAACGGCGCTTTCCGCTTACTTAATTTGCAGCATCGACTTCAAATCGACCTGCTTCTTCAGCACCGTCTGGTTCGTCAGAATGCCTTGAATGTTCTCGGCCGCTTTCAACAGTTCGCCGGAATCGGCCATCTGCTGCTGATCCGCCACCGTGAAAAATTGAAGTCCCTCTAAAATAACCGGCAGCTCCTCTGCGGGAATGCCGCTTTTTTCCGCCAATATTTTATTGCCTTCCTCCTGATTCGCCTTCCAGTACGTCAGCGTTTCGTCCCATACCTTCTGCAGCTTGCCCTTCACGTCAGGGTGCTTGGAAAGGAACTCGGCGTCGATAACGGTCATATCGCTGATCAGTCCCGGGGAGTTCTCGCCGGAGTACAAAATCTTGACGTCGCCCTTGCTCTTAATCGTCGAAATGTAAGGCTCATACGTGACGGCGGCATCGACTTTGCCCGAAAGGAGCGCAAGGCCCGCGTCGGACGCCGGCATGTACACGAACGTGACCTCTTCCGGTTTAATGTTGTTTTCGGCGAGCGCCTGCCGGAATAACAGATCGGAGGTCGTACCTTCCTCGAACGCGACTTTTTTGCCTTTCAAATCGGCAACGCTGCCGATTTTGCTTGATGCGAGTACGGCATCCGCTTTTTCCGATTGATCGAGGAATACAATTCCCTTCAGCGCAAGATCGTTGTTGCCGACCATTTTGATTGCGGTATGCGTGGCAATGTTGGCGGCTTGGATGTTTTTGGATGCGAATGCGGCATTGATGTCCGCGTCCTGGTTAAAGTTTTCCACCGTTACATCAAGACCGTTTTTCTTGAAGATCCCTTGCTCGGCGGCAATCCACCAAGGTCCGTAGCCGATCCACGGCTCGACGCCCATTGTGAAGGAAATGGTTTCACTTTCGCTTGATGCGGAACCGCTGCTTTCATTCGTCTTCGTTGCACTTGCGCCCGTGTCGGCAGATCCGTTCTTGCTGCTTCCACATGCGGAAAGTGTTAATGCGGTCAGGCAAATAACGGCAAGCAGCATCCATTTCTTCTTCAACATACATCCACCCCATTAAGTAAGTTTATGATTCCAACATTTCATTTAAGCCCGCTTGTCCATTCTCAAATTCGACAGCGGTCGTCCAGCCCGAAGAAAATTTCCCCCCTTAAAAAAAAAATAAATGCGCTCGACAACAGGAACCCGGTGAGTTCCCGTCAATCAAAGACACATTCTTTTAACTAGAAACTATATCGCGCTTTTGTACATTTTACACTCGGCCATTCTCTGCTGTCAATGATTTTATGTCAGGTAATGTAACGCAAAAAGTTCATCCCATCCGTCCCGGGACCTAGTGGAAAAACATGCTAAAGAAGGTCGCTCGCAGGCAGGATTTCTTTTACAATAATCGTGAACTTAAGAGATGGATCATGGATGGGGGAGGATGAAATGTCCATACTGGATGTGAGCGGGCTGCGCAAGACGTTCGGCTCCGTAACGGCAGTGGAAGACATCGGATTCACCGTCGAGGCGGGGGAAGTGTTCACGATCATCGGACCGAACGGCGCCGGAAAAACGACGACGCTGGAAATGATTGAAGGGCTGCAGACGCCGGATCGGGGACAGATCGCCTTTGGGGGCCGGACTTGGGCGAAGGATGCGGAAGCGATCAAAATCATGATCGGCGTGCAGCCGCAATCGAGTGCGATGTTCGATCTGCTGACGGTTGAGGAGAATCTGGAATTGTTCGCGACGTTTTACCCGAAACCCCGCCAATCTGCGGAAATTCTTGAAATGATCAACTTGACCGACCACCGCAGCAAACGGGTCAAATCATTATCCGGCGGGCAGCGCCAGCGGCTCGCGATCGGGCTCGCCATGATCAGCGATCCTGAAATCATCTTCCTCGACGAGCCGACAACCGGCCTCGATCCGCAAGCACGCCGCAATATATGGGAAATTATACTGAAGCTGAAATCGCTGGGCAAAACGACGATTCTGACCACGCATTACATGGAGGAAGCGGAGAAGCTGAGCGATCGGGTGTGCATCGTCGATCAAGGGCGCGTCGTGACGCTCGATTCGCCCGCCATGCTGATCGACCGGTTGACGAAGGAGCGGGAAGTACGGCTGTCGTTTACCGACGGCGCGGAAGCGGCGGCTGAGGCCGAGCGGATGGCGCAAAGCCTGTCGTCGGTCGTTCGGACGGACCGGGACGGCGCCGACTTGAAGCTGTGGACGGAGCATCCGGAGGATACGCTGCTGGATTTGTTCGGATTTACGAAACAGCGGGGCTTTCGGGTGGAGCAGGTCGCCATCCGCGAGTTAAGCCTCGAAGACGTGTTCATCGCCTATACGGGCAAGGAATGGAGGGACTGAAGATGAGCTATGCCAATCAGTTCGGCAAGCTGTTCTCCGCACATCTGAAGATGATGTTCCGCGAGAAGCAGGTTTGGTTCTGGAACATCTTTTTTCCGGTCATTCTGATGGTTCTGTTCATGATTATTTTCGGCGGCAATTCGGGGGGCAGCTTCAAAGCGAGCATCGCCGTCGTGGAGCCGCAGGCCAATTCCACCTCCCAAATGCTGCTGGAGCAGCTGCGCCGGGTGCCGGTGTTTGAATGGAAATCGGAGCAGCCGGTCAGTCTGGAGCAAGGAGATAAGTGGGTCAAAGACAAGGATGTGGATGCGCTCATCGTGCTGCCAGAAACGGAAAGCGCCAATACGATGCGGCTGATCGTCAACAAGGAGGAGGAGAAAAATTCAACGACGATGGCGGTGGCGGGCATTCTGGACAAATTCGTCCAGCAGTCCAATCTAGCCGTTGCCGGGGCTACCCCTGCGTTCGAGCTGAAGACGGAGTCGGTCTCCTCGGGAAGCGCGGATCTCAAGTATGAAGACTTTCTGCTGACCGGCATGATCGCGCTGTCCGTCGCGCAGGGCGGCTTGTTCGGCATGGTGG carries:
- the hutP gene encoding hut operon transcriptional regulator HutP, which codes for MDKKAVDKHSGADFPIGKLTILLAVLQEHEWRKAIEQQLTEGGYRFTIGRVGAMDLIKVVAAIETAAKNNQIIDGESYREVHAIYHAIIEAIQSVGRGVVQFGDILRTVGLTFSIVRGKMSGAVNHEGEWIGVCVYGTIGAPKKGFEHEAIGFGFNHI
- a CDS encoding ABC transporter permease, coding for MSYANQFGKLFSAHLKMMFREKQVWFWNIFFPVILMVLFMIIFGGNSGGSFKASIAVVEPQANSTSQMLLEQLRRVPVFEWKSEQPVSLEQGDKWVKDKDVDALIVLPETESANTMRLIVNKEEEKNSTTMAVAGILDKFVQQSNLAVAGATPAFELKTESVSSGSADLKYEDFLLTGMIALSVAQGGLFGMVDMVEMRRKGMLTRLRLTPVKMGLFGLAGMTVRMVLGVIQIVLLTLIGVFGFGANLHLDIASLIIVFLIGTLAFNAIGYLFASFSKSLESYMGLANIASFLMMFLSGIFFAASSLPEWLHPVTKVLPLTYFVDGMRDGMVYGRGVASGAFWTGIGILALWGAVTFVIGSQLFRRQAAVRS
- a CDS encoding ABC transporter substrate-binding protein is translated as MLKKKWMLLAVICLTALTLSACGSSKNGSADTGASATKTNESSGSASSESETISFTMGVEPWIGYGPWWIAAEQGIFKKNGLDVTVENFNQDADINAAFASKNIQAANIATHTAIKMVGNNDLALKGIVFLDQSEKADAVLASSKIGSVADLKGKKVAFEEGTTSDLLFRQALAENNIKPEEVTFVYMPASDAGLALLSGKVDAAVTYEPYISTIKSKGDVKILYSGENSPGLISDMTVIDAEFLSKHPDVKGKLQKVWDETLTYWKANQEEGNKILAEKSGIPAEELPVILEGLQFFTVADQQQMADSGELLKAAENIQGILTNQTVLKKQVDLKSMLQIK
- a CDS encoding ABC transporter ATP-binding protein; the encoded protein is MSILDVSGLRKTFGSVTAVEDIGFTVEAGEVFTIIGPNGAGKTTTLEMIEGLQTPDRGQIAFGGRTWAKDAEAIKIMIGVQPQSSAMFDLLTVEENLELFATFYPKPRQSAEILEMINLTDHRSKRVKSLSGGQRQRLAIGLAMISDPEIIFLDEPTTGLDPQARRNIWEIILKLKSLGKTTILTTHYMEEAEKLSDRVCIVDQGRVVTLDSPAMLIDRLTKEREVRLSFTDGAEAAAEAERMAQSLSSVVRTDRDGADLKLWTEHPEDTLLDLFGFTKQRGFRVEQVAIRELSLEDVFIAYTGKEWRD